In Bacteroidota bacterium, the following proteins share a genomic window:
- a CDS encoding glycosyltransferase, with protein sequence MLFQIIITTVLVILALNALYLFVFSAAGFSAKEKLSLPNEFVDNKRILILIPGYKEDTVIISSVQSVMAQHYNKAKFKCVVLADSFQTSTIENIKQTGAEVFELPEDENRNKAKSIQKFLACCHESFDACIVLDADNCIDASMLQKANNYLKSGSRIIQARRVAKNENNSMSRLDALSEIINNHIFRKGQRALGLSASLIGSGMIIDMNVFRMVMQDMNVFSGFDKEMELRILKNKLTIEYAEDILVYDEKVSNHNNFVNQRRRWSYAQMFFLKKYCISAFAQLIRFGNCDYFNKVIQFALMPRVISLGLSLCLILLTAFSGSTFLIASVIVFLLIVSALVMPLLPELKKAEIFSLSKALPSAFFGMWIAIFTSRKASKKFIHTPHNIN encoded by the coding sequence ATGCTGTTTCAAATCATCATCACCACAGTCTTAGTCATCCTAGCGTTGAATGCACTCTACCTGTTTGTATTTTCTGCTGCAGGTTTCAGCGCAAAAGAAAAATTAAGCCTACCCAATGAATTTGTAGATAATAAGCGCATCCTGATTTTAATTCCCGGATACAAGGAAGATACAGTAATTATAAGTTCGGTGCAAAGTGTAATGGCGCAACATTATAATAAAGCGAAATTTAAGTGTGTTGTTTTGGCCGATAGTTTCCAAACATCAACTATCGAAAATATTAAACAAACCGGAGCCGAAGTTTTTGAATTGCCCGAAGATGAAAATCGTAACAAGGCAAAATCTATACAAAAGTTTTTAGCGTGTTGCCATGAAAGTTTTGATGCATGCATTGTGCTTGATGCAGATAACTGCATTGACGCAAGCATGTTGCAAAAAGCAAATAACTATTTAAAGAGTGGCTCAAGAATTATACAAGCCAGGCGTGTTGCAAAAAATGAAAACAACAGCATGTCGCGTTTAGATGCATTAAGCGAAATCATCAACAATCATATTTTCCGTAAGGGGCAGCGCGCCCTTGGACTTTCGGCAAGCCTTATAGGTTCGGGTATGATAATAGACATGAATGTTTTTCGCATGGTGATGCAAGACATGAATGTGTTTTCGGGCTTTGATAAAGAAATGGAATTACGCATCCTTAAAAACAAACTTACCATTGAATATGCCGAAGATATTTTAGTTTATGATGAAAAAGTTTCCAATCATAACAATTTTGTAAATCAACGAAGAAGATGGTCTTATGCCCAGATGTTTTTTTTGAAGAAATACTGTATAAGTGCGTTTGCACAATTAATAAGATTTGGCAATTGCGATTATTTTAATAAAGTAATTCAATTTGCACTAATGCCGCGTGTTATCAGTTTGGGCTTAAGTTTATGCCTCATATTGTTGACAGCTTTTTCCGGCAGTACTTTTCTTATTGCATCGGTAATTGTTTTCTTGTTAATAGTTTCGGCATTGGTTATGCCTCTATTGCCGGAATTAAAAAAGGCGGAAATCTTCAGTCTTTCAAAAGCCTTGCCTTCGGCTTTTTTCGGAATGTGGATAGCAATATTTACTTCACGAAAGGCATCAAAAAAGTTTATTCATACACCACATAATATAAATTAA
- a CDS encoding LruC domain-containing protein: MSNKVYLALALSILSCLSACRKEDSSENLIIHSDTLDLNMFPASFNYRTTGDVDFQIQLNAPDGGPIVGVPVTINQLVNDTLQELYTLMSDQNGLAAGMFNVPGEIDELVISANYIGIPNDIVVPISGNIVTLNLTGARHSQASNYESFTGRNLINTNTSAQKTSTILKYKYLSTYNSQGVPNVMATKEVVTAQMLNFINTSVPEKKPVPINHPAYLQPNLNTDLDITQQAEVWITFVHEGAGYKNSLCYYKYQTNNPPTSIAQIDTAYVVFANVSYYNSGGGLRSGDRVSLGIFPPGTSIGFICVSNGWNGTAVGDGSYRLFSDKNLNIQANPSLKQQNVLLYDNINQVFYLTFEDIARNNASCDNDFNDIVFYAKSYPISAISNQNVPLADNGIDTDVDGVSDLYDEFPTDATLAYKNFLPAPETFGTIAFEDLWPGKGDYDFNDLVVGYQFEQWTNAQNKVKEMKCRFAIRAIGAHYKHGFGFQMNVPPSAVSNVTGYKMYDGYISLQGNKTEAGQTLATVIAFDNDYKVMNRAQGNAMNTDPLKPYQLPDTVTVNVSFASAKSQAELGTAPFNPFIIIDGNRGKEVHLAGFKPTQLANSSLFGTSQDNTNIGMNNFYKTKNNLPYALLIPDEFDYPQEKKAINNGHLKFANWAQSGGAILNDWHKNLSGYRDASNIYSK, translated from the coding sequence ATGAGCAATAAAGTTTATTTAGCATTAGCACTATCGATTCTTTCATGTTTAAGTGCCTGCCGCAAAGAAGATTCGAGCGAAAACCTTATCATTCACTCCGATACCCTTGATCTCAACATGTTTCCTGCTTCGTTTAATTATCGCACTACCGGTGATGTAGATTTTCAAATCCAATTGAATGCGCCCGATGGCGGACCTATAGTAGGTGTTCCTGTAACTATTAACCAACTGGTAAATGACACATTACAGGAACTGTATACTTTAATGTCGGATCAAAATGGCCTTGCCGCGGGAATGTTTAACGTGCCTGGCGAAATTGATGAACTTGTGATAAGTGCAAATTATATTGGTATTCCTAACGATATAGTTGTGCCTATCAGCGGCAACATTGTTACGCTCAACCTTACTGGTGCCAGGCATTCGCAAGCATCAAACTATGAGTCGTTCACCGGTCGAAATTTAATAAATACAAACACATCGGCACAAAAGACATCAACTATTTTAAAATATAAATACCTGTCGACCTACAACAGTCAGGGAGTGCCTAATGTGATGGCAACAAAAGAAGTTGTAACAGCACAGATGCTTAATTTTATAAACACATCGGTACCCGAAAAAAAACCAGTGCCAATAAATCATCCTGCATACTTACAGCCAAATTTAAATACCGACTTAGATATTACACAACAAGCCGAGGTATGGATAACATTTGTACACGAAGGAGCGGGTTATAAAAACTCACTTTGTTATTATAAGTATCAGACCAATAATCCTCCAACATCTATTGCTCAAATTGACACCGCTTATGTTGTTTTTGCAAATGTCTCGTACTACAATAGCGGTGGAGGTTTACGCAGTGGCGACCGAGTGAGCCTAGGCATTTTTCCTCCGGGAACCAGTATAGGTTTTATATGCGTTTCTAATGGCTGGAATGGCACTGCTGTGGGCGATGGAAGTTATCGTTTGTTCTCTGACAAAAATTTAAACATCCAGGCTAATCCATCATTAAAACAACAAAACGTGTTGCTTTATGATAACATAAATCAAGTATTCTATTTAACATTTGAAGACATTGCCCGCAACAATGCAAGTTGCGATAATGACTTTAACGACATAGTTTTTTATGCCAAATCCTATCCTATATCTGCCATTTCAAATCAAAATGTACCATTAGCAGATAATGGAATTGATACCGATGTTGACGGAGTTTCTGATTTATATGATGAGTTTCCTACCGATGCAACGCTTGCATATAAAAACTTCTTACCAGCTCCCGAAACCTTTGGAACTATTGCTTTTGAGGATTTGTGGCCAGGCAAAGGCGATTACGATTTTAATGATTTGGTGGTGGGGTACCAGTTTGAACAATGGACCAATGCTCAAAATAAAGTGAAAGAAATGAAATGTCGTTTTGCAATACGTGCAATTGGCGCGCATTACAAACACGGTTTTGGTTTTCAAATGAATGTGCCGCCATCGGCAGTGAGCAATGTTACAGGATATAAAATGTATGACGGATATATTTCATTGCAAGGAAATAAAACCGAGGCAGGACAAACACTTGCCACTGTAATAGCATTCGATAATGATTATAAAGTAATGAATCGTGCACAAGGTAATGCCATGAATACCGATCCGTTAAAACCTTATCAATTGCCTGATACCGTTACAGTAAATGTTTCATTTGCATCCGCCAAATCGCAGGCTGAATTGGGCACAGCACCATTTAATCCATTTATAATAATAGATGGTAACAGAGGCAAAGAAGTTCATCTGGCGGGCTTCAAGCCCACGCAGCTTGCCAATAGTTCGTTATTCGGAACCTCACAGGATAACACCAATATAGGGATGAATAATTTTTACAAAACAAAAAACAATTTGCCGTATGCTTTACTTATTCCTGATGAATTTGATTATCCACAGGAGAAGAAAGCCATTAACAACGGACATTTAAAATTTGCAAATTGGGCGCAAAGTGGAGGTGCCATTCTAAATGACTGGCATAAAAACTTATCGGGTTATAGAGATGCCTCAAATATTTATTCAAAATAA
- a CDS encoding PAS domain S-box protein, which produces MKKPELQFNVNRLFPFYILVDKQLQIISIGKSLEKICAAKPQHLFSNQFLIKRPETHINSFEDFNVLINQLVVVETKSDQPISLRGQFEFIENPESFLFVGTPWLGSMDQVRNLKLTLHDFAIHDPMIDLLHVLKTQEITNDEIKQLLRKVNDQKNKLKTANEEIQNIALFPTQNPDPLIRINFNGDVLRMNPAAEKLMVFEYENNTYNSKELFKEISLLIDSSQERWFFEAKSNGNDYSFACINMKEYGYVNMYGRNITQQKKDQQELERLSLIIHQTVNAVIVTDSNGKVEWVNDAFTRITGYTLDEMKGITPGSKLQGPKTDPEVANYMRTQIKNAQPFICEIYNYKKSGEGYWLRINGQPIFDKYGKVVQFFAIEEDITKEKTAQMQLNAYANRMSTLITNLHAGILLENDQRKIALVNQQFCTLFNIPAEPEQLLDSDCSKSAEQSKHLFKDPITFVNKINKILKDKKLVTGDELELLDGKFYERDFVPLWNDEKYDGHLWIYRDITESKKAESQLKIQEEKYRSIVEKATDIIYKVNAEGYFTFVNDVAEHITGYSKEELLKMRYSQLIRNDFKKQAFEIYRNQIENKTPSTYFEFPLVTKYGKEIWMGQSVQYPKTKDASSQLTALAIDIDKRKHAELNLKLQEEKYRNIIANMNLGLLEVDIEDNIQHANQSFCKMSGYTLEELIGKKAAELFMGVEEKNLIKEKNESRKTGVSDVYSIPVKNKMGERRWWVVSGAPRYNDNGKLVGSVGIHLDITEQKHLEEELKIAKSKAEESSKAKESFLATMSHEIRTPLNAIIGITDLMQLDMKTRNNENIDILSFSSKTLLALITDILDLSKIDAGKIDLAANPVDLKIMLNGIYQMFRSSCEEKKVELILAIDKSVPEIIIGDELRLSQILNNLVSNAVKFTSKGYVKISVSADKLDAEKCRLNFKVIDTGIGIKKDKLKTIFEDFEQADTKIVRQFGGTGLGLSITKKLIELKGGKIKVESKLNMGSTFSFSLDFKTAILKQKGNETDDASRQHAKLKMEDKTILIVEDNIVNQKVAVSYLNHWGLKYDIANNGKEALELLSKKHFDLALIDLFMPVMDGFETIKHIRKNKVLKGFPIIALTASAELNLMDKAIELGADKCITKPFNSQQLHDTIVSLIRFEELGKLENIKLATRKKAPADFKLIDLKNLNDASLGSQKFVGEMLTILRLEIPSSITSADALLKEGEWLSFSKEIHKMKNSLLMLGMESLRDDLRFMEEHAKRNEKTDEIKVVFKKLKAVWKKALPEIIKAKKRVSN; this is translated from the coding sequence ATGAAAAAACCGGAATTACAATTTAACGTCAACAGACTATTCCCGTTTTACATATTAGTTGATAAGCAGCTGCAAATTATTTCAATTGGAAAATCACTTGAAAAAATATGTGCTGCAAAGCCGCAACATTTATTTTCTAATCAGTTCTTAATTAAAAGACCTGAAACACATATCAATAGTTTTGAGGATTTTAATGTGCTGATCAATCAGCTTGTAGTAGTAGAAACAAAATCCGACCAACCCATTTCATTGCGTGGGCAATTTGAATTTATAGAAAATCCCGAAAGCTTTTTATTTGTAGGCACTCCATGGCTTGGCTCAATGGACCAGGTGCGTAATCTTAAATTAACGCTACACGATTTTGCTATACATGATCCTATGATTGATTTACTGCATGTTTTAAAAACGCAGGAAATCACCAACGATGAGATAAAACAACTTTTAAGAAAGGTAAATGATCAGAAGAATAAATTAAAAACAGCCAATGAAGAGATTCAAAACATTGCACTTTTCCCAACACAAAACCCTGACCCACTTATTCGTATAAATTTTAATGGCGATGTTTTAAGAATGAACCCCGCTGCCGAAAAGCTAATGGTGTTTGAATATGAAAACAATACCTACAACAGTAAAGAACTTTTCAAAGAGATTTCCCTGTTAATTGATTCCTCACAGGAGCGTTGGTTTTTTGAAGCAAAATCAAATGGTAATGATTATTCATTTGCCTGTATAAACATGAAAGAATACGGTTACGTAAACATGTATGGCCGTAATATTACTCAACAAAAAAAGGATCAGCAGGAACTCGAACGGCTCTCGCTTATTATTCACCAAACAGTAAATGCTGTTATTGTTACTGATAGCAATGGAAAAGTTGAGTGGGTTAATGATGCTTTTACACGTATTACGGGTTACACGCTTGATGAAATGAAAGGCATAACACCGGGCAGCAAATTGCAGGGACCTAAAACTGACCCTGAAGTTGCAAATTATATGCGCACTCAAATTAAAAATGCACAACCATTTATTTGCGAAATATATAATTATAAAAAATCGGGCGAAGGTTACTGGTTAAGGATTAACGGCCAGCCTATATTTGATAAGTACGGAAAAGTGGTGCAATTTTTTGCAATTGAAGAAGATATTACAAAAGAAAAAACAGCGCAAATGCAATTGAATGCATATGCCAATCGGATGTCAACACTTATCACAAATTTACATGCGGGTATTTTGCTTGAAAATGATCAAAGAAAGATCGCGCTGGTTAATCAACAATTTTGTACGCTTTTTAATATTCCTGCTGAGCCTGAGCAATTGTTAGATTCAGACTGTTCAAAATCTGCAGAGCAATCAAAACATCTTTTTAAAGACCCAATAACTTTTGTAAACAAGATAAACAAAATTTTGAAGGATAAAAAACTTGTAACAGGAGACGAACTGGAACTGCTTGACGGAAAATTTTATGAACGCGATTTTGTTCCTCTTTGGAATGACGAAAAGTACGATGGTCATCTATGGATTTACAGAGATATTACAGAAAGTAAAAAAGCCGAATCGCAACTTAAAATACAGGAAGAAAAATATCGCTCTATAGTTGAAAAAGCTACTGACATTATTTATAAGGTAAATGCCGAAGGCTATTTCACTTTTGTAAACGATGTTGCCGAACATATTACCGGATATTCTAAAGAGGAATTGCTAAAAATGCGCTATTCACAGCTTATTCGAAACGATTTTAAAAAGCAAGCATTTGAAATATATAGAAATCAAATCGAAAATAAAACACCATCTACATATTTTGAGTTTCCATTAGTTACCAAATATGGTAAAGAAATATGGATGGGTCAAAGTGTTCAATATCCAAAAACCAAAGATGCTTCTTCTCAACTTACTGCTCTTGCTATTGACATTGACAAACGAAAGCATGCCGAATTAAATCTAAAACTGCAGGAGGAAAAATATCGCAACATTATTGCTAATATGAACCTTGGTTTACTTGAAGTGGATATCGAAGATAATATACAACATGCTAACCAAAGTTTTTGTAAAATGTCGGGCTATACACTTGAAGAATTGATTGGCAAAAAAGCAGCTGAACTATTTATGGGTGTAGAAGAAAAAAATCTCATAAAGGAAAAAAACGAGTCGAGAAAGACAGGTGTTTCCGATGTGTACTCTATTCCGGTTAAAAATAAAATGGGAGAAAGAAGATGGTGGGTAGTAAGTGGTGCACCACGCTATAATGATAATGGTAAATTAGTAGGATCGGTAGGAATACATCTTGACATTACCGAGCAAAAACATCTTGAAGAAGAATTAAAAATTGCAAAGTCGAAAGCCGAAGAATCATCAAAAGCCAAAGAATCTTTTTTAGCTACGATGAGTCATGAAATAAGAACACCGTTGAATGCAATCATTGGCATTACCGATTTGATGCAACTGGATATGAAGACTCGCAACAACGAAAATATTGATATTCTGAGTTTTTCGTCAAAGACACTGCTCGCTTTAATTACCGACATACTTGACCTTTCGAAAATTGATGCCGGAAAAATTGACCTGGCCGCAAATCCGGTTGATTTAAAAATAATGCTTAACGGCATTTATCAAATGTTCCGTTCATCGTGCGAAGAAAAAAAGGTAGAATTGATTTTAGCAATTGATAAATCAGTTCCTGAAATTATTATTGGTGATGAATTAAGACTTTCGCAAATTTTAAATAATCTGGTGAGCAATGCTGTGAAGTTTACTTCAAAAGGTTACGTAAAAATTAGCGTTAGCGCAGATAAACTTGATGCTGAAAAATGCCGTTTGAATTTCAAAGTTATTGATACAGGCATCGGAATTAAAAAAGATAAACTGAAAACTATTTTTGAAGACTTTGAACAGGCCGATACTAAAATTGTAAGGCAGTTTGGTGGCACCGGTTTAGGACTCAGCATCACTAAAAAATTAATTGAATTGAAAGGAGGAAAAATCAAGGTAGAAAGCAAACTCAATATGGGTAGTACTTTTTCGTTTAGCCTTGATTTTAAAACTGCAATATTGAAACAGAAAGGAAATGAAACGGATGATGCGAGCAGACAGCATGCTAAATTGAAAATGGAAGACAAAACCATTTTAATTGTAGAAGACAATATCGTAAATCAAAAAGTTGCGGTTTCTTATTTAAACCATTGGGGATTAAAATATGACATAGCCAACAACGGGAAAGAAGCGCTAGAGCTTTTATCAAAAAAACATTTTGACCTTGCGCTTATTGATTTGTTTATGCCGGTAATGGATGGTTTTGAAACCATAAAACACATCAGAAAAAATAAGGTATTAAAGGGCTTTCCTATAATTGCACTAACAGCATCTGCCGAACTCAACCTGATGGATAAAGCAATTGAGCTGGGCGCAGATAAGTGCATTACTAAGCCGTTTAATTCACAACAATTGCACGATACCATTGTAAGTTTAATTAGATTTGAGGAACTAGGAAAATTGGAAAATATAAAGTTGGCTACAAGAAAAAAAGCACCTGCAGATTTCAAGTTGATTGATTTAAAAAATCTAAATGATGCCTCGCTGGGTTCGCAAAAATTTGTTGGCGAGATGCTTACTATTTTACGTTTAGAAATTCCATCATCAATAACATCTGCCGATGCTTTATTAAAAGAAGGTGAGTGGTTATCTTTTTCAAAGGAGATTCATAAAATGAAAAATAGTTTATTGATGTTGGGCATGGAATCGCTTCGTGATGACTTGCGTTTTATGGAAGAACATGCCAAACGAAATGAAAAAACAGACGAAATAAAAGTTGTTTTCAAAAAGCTAAAAGCGGTCTGGAAAAAAGCGTTACCCGAAATAATTAAAGCAAAAAAAAGAGTTTCTAATTAA
- a CDS encoding heme NO-binding domain-containing protein — protein sequence MYGIVNKAIEDLVIENFGEEKWDAIKERSGVDVDFFISNEPYDDDITYKLAGAVSEEMNITVSAVLESFGEWWVLRTGKEKYGGLMEAGGNGLREFLVNLPVFHNRVMLIYPKLTPPEFKVSNAEERSIHVHYFSKRLGLQDFVRGLLSGLGKMYNTPATVELIQSRDDGFDHEIFKVSW from the coding sequence ATGTACGGAATTGTAAATAAAGCCATCGAAGATTTGGTAATAGAAAACTTTGGTGAGGAAAAATGGGATGCCATAAAAGAACGCAGCGGAGTGGATGTTGATTTTTTTATCAGCAACGAACCCTATGATGATGATATCACTTACAAACTTGCAGGAGCCGTTTCTGAAGAAATGAATATCACTGTAAGCGCAGTGCTCGAATCCTTTGGTGAGTGGTGGGTGTTGCGTACCGGCAAAGAAAAATATGGAGGTTTGATGGAAGCGGGTGGTAACGGACTGCGCGAATTTTTAGTAAACCTGCCGGTGTTTCATAATCGCGTAATGTTGATTTATCCAAAGCTTACACCTCCCGAATTTAAAGTAAGCAATGCGGAAGAGAGAAGCATACATGTACATTATTTTTCTAAGCGTCTTGGCTTGCAGGATTTTGTTCGCGGACTATTATCAGGACTTGGCAAGATGTACAATACTCCGGCAACAGTTGAGTTGATTCAAAGCAGGGATGATGGCTTCGACCACGAAATTTTTAAAGTAAGCTGGTAA
- a CDS encoding glycosyltransferase family 2 protein: MEIIFWVSILFIAFVYAGYGLVVWLANKILGSKAICQYPVDELPEIAVLIAAYNEEDIIKEKISNTLSLNYPQEKLKIYVISDGSNDDTNDIVKSFSQVELLFVQRRKGKTAAINRAMPFINEPVTVFTDANVMLNTDALLEIVKHYSDEKIGGVSGEKRVAVTGASAAAAEGLYWKYESFLKNEDAKLNSLVGAAGELFSIRTILFEDLPEDTLLDDFMISMNIIRKGFKIAYEPNAYASENPSLNIKEEYKRKVRISAGGLQSVLRLKDFINPANYGLLSFQYFFHRFSRWMITPVLIPMAFIANVFIAGQSDFYAAILVAQILFHAAALMGYYFESKNLRIKLLFIPYYFNFMHYCIVAGWIKYLSGNQQAAWQKSSRLATV; this comes from the coding sequence ATGGAAATTATATTCTGGGTATCAATCTTATTTATTGCATTTGTTTATGCCGGTTACGGATTAGTAGTCTGGCTGGCAAATAAAATTCTTGGTTCAAAAGCAATCTGTCAATATCCTGTTGACGAATTGCCTGAAATAGCAGTGCTCATTGCAGCTTATAATGAAGAAGATATTATTAAAGAAAAAATCAGCAACACACTGTCGCTAAATTATCCTCAGGAGAAATTGAAAATTTATGTAATCAGTGATGGCAGCAATGATGACACCAATGATATTGTAAAATCATTTAGCCAGGTAGAGTTATTGTTTGTGCAAAGGCGCAAAGGTAAAACGGCTGCCATCAATCGCGCCATGCCTTTTATCAATGAACCGGTAACTGTTTTTACCGATGCTAATGTGATGTTGAATACTGATGCCTTGTTAGAAATAGTGAAACATTATTCCGATGAAAAAATTGGTGGCGTTTCGGGCGAAAAAAGAGTTGCTGTAACAGGGGCATCAGCTGCAGCTGCGGAAGGTTTGTACTGGAAGTATGAATCGTTTTTGAAAAATGAGGATGCAAAATTAAATTCATTGGTAGGAGCTGCTGGCGAATTGTTTTCCATTCGCACTATATTATTTGAAGACTTGCCCGAAGATACCTTGCTGGATGATTTTATGATTTCGATGAACATCATCCGTAAAGGATTTAAAATTGCCTACGAACCTAATGCTTATGCAAGCGAAAATCCATCCCTCAATATTAAGGAAGAATATAAACGTAAAGTGCGCATCAGTGCAGGCGGTTTGCAATCAGTTTTACGTCTTAAAGATTTTATCAATCCTGCTAATTATGGTCTGCTAAGTTTTCAATATTTCTTTCATCGTTTTTCAAGATGGATGATTACACCGGTTTTAATTCCAATGGCGTTTATTGCTAATGTTTTCATTGCAGGTCAATCAGATTTTTATGCAGCCATACTTGTTGCGCAAATATTGTTTCACGCAGCCGCTTTAATGGGTTATTATTTTGAAAGCAAAAACCTCAGAATTAAATTGCTTTTCATTCCTTACTATTTCAATTTTATGCATTATTGCATAGTTGCAGGTTGGATAAAATACTTATCGGGCAATCAGCAGGCAGCATGGCAAAAGTCTTCGCGCCTTGCTACGGTTTAA
- a CDS encoding glycosyltransferase family 4 protein, giving the protein MRIGIEAQRIFRTKKHGMDIVVLELIKALQLTDTENLYYIFVKKGEDNRCLKETSNFKIVEVPGVSYADWEQVFLPWYAKKYKLDVLHCTSNTAPVLYSGTTVVTLHDVIFLEQSQQSSTMSWYQNLGRIYRKLIVPASIKKASHVITVSEYERKRISEILDIKSENISVVYNAFGKHFSAVKSAAHIDAVKRTYKLPENYIFYIGNTDPKKNIFNTIRAYRNYYISVADPLPLVIADINETFLQTVLEKTDTRSLRNNIVLTDYILNSDLPSIYAGASLFLYPSLRESFGIPVLESMASGTPVITSNNSALPEVAGAAAALVDANSEKNIGETMVQVLTEYGKATELVNKGYERIKDFSWSISADKLLTIYKAI; this is encoded by the coding sequence ATGAGAATAGGTATAGAAGCACAGCGAATATTTCGCACCAAAAAACATGGAATGGACATTGTAGTGCTTGAGTTAATCAAGGCATTGCAGTTAACCGATACAGAAAACCTGTATTACATTTTTGTAAAAAAGGGAGAAGACAACAGATGCTTAAAAGAAACATCAAACTTTAAAATTGTTGAAGTGCCTGGTGTATCCTATGCCGACTGGGAGCAAGTGTTTTTGCCATGGTATGCAAAAAAATACAAGTTGGATGTGTTGCATTGTACCAGTAATACTGCACCGGTGCTTTATAGCGGAACCACAGTAGTTACTTTGCACGATGTGATTTTTTTAGAACAAAGTCAGCAGTCATCCACCATGAGTTGGTATCAGAACTTGGGCCGCATCTACCGTAAGTTAATTGTACCGGCATCTATAAAAAAAGCATCGCATGTTATTACCGTTTCGGAATATGAGCGCAAGCGCATCAGCGAAATCTTAGATATCAAGTCAGAAAACATTAGTGTGGTTTATAATGCTTTTGGAAAACATTTTTCTGCAGTAAAAAGTGCCGCTCACATTGATGCTGTTAAGCGCACATACAAACTTCCTGAAAATTATATTTTTTACATCGGTAACACCGATCCTAAAAAAAATATTTTTAATACCATTCGTGCCTACCGCAATTATTACATAAGTGTGGCCGATCCGTTGCCTCTTGTTATCGCTGATATCAATGAAACATTTTTACAAACAGTTTTAGAAAAAACAGATACACGTTCGCTACGCAACAATATAGTGTTAACCGATTATATTTTGAATTCAGATTTGCCTTCTATTTATGCAGGAGCAAGTTTGTTTTTGTATCCATCATTGCGCGAAAGTTTTGGCATTCCTGTTTTAGAATCTATGGCAAGTGGCACACCGGTAATTACCAGCAACAACTCTGCACTACCCGAAGTAGCAGGGGCTGCAGCAGCATTAGTGGATGCCAACAGCGAAAAGAATATTGGTGAAACAATGGTGCAGGTGCTAACTGAATATGGCAAAGCAACTGAACTGGTTAATAAAGGTTATGAAAGAATTAAGGATTTCAGTTGGAGTATTTCTGCCGATAAATTATTAACCATTTATAAAGCTATTTAA
- a CDS encoding acyltransferase, which translates to MCRKRPSLFIKGKLQIGNGSKIWSQVNRTRLAVFKGGELTIGNSTFINGARLAAKNKIVIGNHVRIAPEVIIMDSDFHDTTDHDNEGASAPIIIGDHVWIATRAIILKGVHIGEGAVVAAGAVVTKNVEAYSVVAGTPAKVIKYLNKK; encoded by the coding sequence ATGTGTCGTAAAAGGCCTTCGCTTTTTATTAAAGGGAAATTACAAATTGGTAATGGGTCTAAAATTTGGTCGCAGGTTAACAGAACACGCCTGGCTGTTTTTAAAGGAGGTGAATTAACAATTGGCAATAGCACATTTATAAACGGTGCACGTTTAGCAGCAAAAAACAAAATTGTGATTGGTAACCATGTTCGCATAGCACCTGAAGTAATTATTATGGACAGCGATTTTCATGATACCACCGATCACGATAACGAAGGCGCATCGGCACCGATAATTATTGGCGATCATGTTTGGATTGCAACACGTGCCATCATTTTAAAAGGAGTTCACATTGGCGAAGGTGCTGTAGTGGCTGCTGGCGCGGTGGTTACTAAAAATGTAGAAGCCTACTCAGTTGTGGCTGGCACTCCTGCAAAAGTTATTAAGTACTTAAACAAAAAATAA